ACCGGATCAAGATAATGCCCGTCGGGACCGATGCGCGGATAAATGGAGCGATCGTACGGATTGCAACGGAGGAGCCGATCGCCCGTCATCAGGATGCCTTCGGCGACTCCGTGTTTACGCAATGCCTCGAGGGCGAAGCCGGCGCAGGTGGGAGTGAAAGAGCAAGTGGGCCCGTCGGCGGGGGAGACGCCGTTCCGATAACCCCATAAAAGCAGATCGAAAAAAGCCTTCAAAACCCCCGGGCCCGATGCGACGGCGGCCTTCTCGTTGGCGAGATAAGCCTGCGAAATCGGCTCCGGGGAATCGGCGCGGGCCGCGGCGGCGAAGGCCAGGACGGCGGACAGGACGAGGCTACGCAGCGGTCTC
This region of Fibrobacterota bacterium genomic DNA includes:
- a CDS encoding membrane protein insertion efficiency factor YidD, producing MRPLRSLVLSAVLAFAAAARADSPEPISQAYLANEKAAVASGPGVLKAFFDLLLWGYRNGVSPADGPTCSFTPTCAGFALEALRKHGVAEGILMTGDRLLRCNPYDRSIYPRIGPDGHYLDPVR